The proteins below come from a single Anguilla rostrata isolate EN2019 chromosome 3, ASM1855537v3, whole genome shotgun sequence genomic window:
- the arhgap20 gene encoding rho GTPase-activating protein 20 isoform X1, with translation MEIMSPRQENISQSRSASLTGETRICAVPETKKKMKTLNQRRQSAPSLVISKAFTKSRNHSREQCLSPVSPEMCPLVQSFLTPARTFLTHGHAQLKTGLQTQERYLFLFSDILLITKAKSSTHFKLKAQVRVCDMWTAGCMEEVCEGSTSPDRSFVMGWPTFNCVATFSSVEQKEKWFSFIKSQIKEEKEKDDPETIPLKIFAKDIGNCAYAKTLTVSHTDCATQVIAMALQQFGISGCVKDYQLWVSSKKDDPPYPLIGHEFPFSIKMSHIRDHGLQNGGGKETVTPPDLQGMLLLERLPLNTQCQFILKPSRVAVEQLVLDGGQKPFRRKRSIMAWAFWRGSSSQLDGLPASPTLPTSPTSPTSKQLFGLPLSAVCKGDALPKSIMDMLALLYQEGPFTRGIFRRSASVKACREVRDRLNSGAEDVALTCESTFVTGAVFKDFLRHIPGSLLSQDLYEQWVEVMEQAGEEEEERVQAVQRLVQLLPPENQLLLGHLLAVLHCIHRHSHHNQMNSFNLSVCIAPSMLWAPNPCSPSMESEGTKKVSEVVRFLIEHCCEVLGEDIASLFGRFPERASSREHGSDVSSFQLNDSSYDSLENELNEDGGSPLQSLRLHKGKQENRSRDSVLTLSDDCDLDSSCLELPPLARPRKFTSATQQPPPRALRDGPAPEPDAPPPRWQRRCSEPALSLPLSSHAPSSASHLPVSRKSSYDAVTNCNVFGEERDLSRGGGAREVSRGVPPPPMCRKPKHPSSALRLDTSLSSLSSPATSPSGSSMSSLDSAFSQGSADYTIHHAPRTQGHPLCSPTSGSAPSSESHDWSQHRGTHGFHPNTRELLLFPQQQDKDGGREGEEGEEVEEEEEEEGQRDPGGLAGDLPRRRSCSPPSYQQVALKVQRYRSPCYRVRDRGLMAREGRSPHATPPCAVFYGQATSSLSLQKEQPQPPVPPAPPTPLTDGPRRRASEPSVLRLGKPSTTHLNTRRGSLMATACAGQDLQNSGLKVSDVEPHRNPEPRFCLSPSTTRALRDYFFTATATDTGDTLKRSQEVASALVQGKREWQARRCSDPRFDDFEQMLFGEESYV, from the exons ATGGAAATAATGTCACCGCGACAGGAGAACATTAGCCAGAGTCGGTCTGCCTCTTTAACGGGGGAAACCAGGATCTGTGCTGTACCTGAGACCAAAAAG AAGATGAAGACTCTGAACCAACGAAGACAGTCGGCCCCTTCCCTGGTGATCAGCAAAGCATTTACCAAATCCAGAAACCACTCCAG ggAGCAGTGCCTGTCGCCTGTCAGCCCAGAGATGTGTCCCCTGGTCCAGTCCTTCCTGACTCCGGCACGGACATTCCTCACCCACGGCCACGCCCAGCTGAAGACTGGCCTGCAGACACAGGAGCGGTACCTCTTCCTCTTCAGCGACATTCTCCTCATCACCAAAGCCAA GTCCTCAACACATTTCAAGCTGAAGGctcaggtgcgtgtgtgtgacatgtgGACAGCTGGCTGCATGGAGGAGGTGTGTGAAGGCAGTACCAGCCCTGACAGAAGCTTCGTCATGGGCTGGCCCACCTTCAACTGTGTCGCCACCTTCAG TTCGGtggaacagaaagagaaatggtTCTCCTTCATAAAAAG tcaaataaaagaggagaaagaaaaagatgacCCTGAAACCATTCCTCTTAAAATATTTGCTAAAGACATTGGAAACTGTGCTTAT GCCAAGACTCTGACTGTCAGCCACACAGACTGCGCCACGCAGGTCATTGCCATGGCGCTGCAGCAGTTTGGAATTTCG GGCTGTGTGAAAGATTACCAGCTGTGGGTGAGCTCAAAGAAGGATGACCCTCCCTACCCCCTGATTG GGCATGAGTTTCCCTTCAGCATCAAGATGAGTCACATCCGGGACCATGGATTGCAGAacgggggagggaaagagacagtTACTCCTCCAGACCTGCAGGGGATGCTGCTCCTGGAGCGGTTGCCTTTGAACACGCAGTGCCAGTTCATCCTCAAGCCCAGCCGAGTGGCTGTGGAACAGCTTGTACTTG acGGAGGCCAGAAGCCGTTCAGGAGGAAGCGCTCCATCATGGCCTGGGCTTTCTGGCGCGGCTCCAGCTCTCAGCTGGATGGGCTGCCCGCCTCGCCGACCCTGCCCACCTCGCCCACCTCGCCCACCTCCAAACAGTTGTTTGGCCTACCACTGAGCGCCGTGTGCAAGGGCGACGCCCTGCCGAAATCCATCATG gACATGCTGGCGTTGCTGTACCAGGAGGGCCCGTTCACCAGGGGGATATTCCGTCGCTCGGCGAGCGTCAAGGCGTGCAGGGAGGTGAGAGACCGGCTGAACTCCGGCGCTGAGGATGTCGCACTCACCTGCGAGTCTACCTTCGTCACCGGGGCTGTCTTCAAG GACTTCCTGCGGCACATCCCAGGCAGCCTGCTGTCCCAGGACCTGTATGAGCAGTGGGTGGAGGTGATGGAGCAggcaggggaggaagaggaggagcgcGTGCAGGCTGTCCAGAG GCTGGTGCAGCTGCTGCCACCAGAGAACCAGCTTCTTTTGGGACACTTGCTCGCCGTCCTCCACTGCATCCATCGGCATTCCCACCACAACCAAATGAACAGCTTCAACCTGTCGGTCTGCATcgctcccagcatgctttgggccCCCAACCCCTGCAGCCCTAGCATGGAGAGTGAGGGCACCAAGAAG GTGTCTGAGGTGGTGAGGTTCCTGATCGAACACTGCTGTGAGGTCCTGGGGGAGGACATCGCCTCTCTGTTTGGAAGGTTCCCTGAGAGAGCCAGCAGCAGAGAGCACGGATCCG ACGTGTCCTCCTTCCAGCTGAATGACTCGTCGTATGACAGCCTGGAGAACGAGCTGAACGAGGACGGCGGATCTCCGCTCCAGAGCCTGCGGCTCCACAAGGGCAAGCAGGAGAACCGCAGCCGCGACTCCGTCCTCACGCTGAGCGACGACTGTGACCTGGACTCCTCCTGCCTGGAGCTCCCCCCGCTGGCCAGACCCAGGAAGTTCACCTCCGCCACCCAGCAGCCGCCTCCCCGTGCCCTCCGCGATGGCCCTGCTCCCGAACCGGATGCTCCGCCCCCTCGCTGGCAGCGCCGATGCTCCGAGCCCGCCCTCAGCCTCCCACTTTCTAGCCACGCCCCCAGCAGCGCCTCACACCTACCTGTGAGCCGCAAGTCCAGCTATGACGCCGTGACCAACTGCAATGTTTTTGGGGAAGAGAGGGACCTGAGCAGAGGAGGGGGAGCACGCGAGGTTTCCCGGGGCGTCCCACCCCCGCCGATGTGTCGGAAACCCAAGCATCCCTCCTCAGCTCTGCGCTTGGACACAAGCCTGTccagcctctcctctccagccacCTCCCCCTCTGGCTCCTCCATGAGCTCTTTGGACAGTGCCTTCTCTCAGGGCTCTGCAGACTACACCATCCATCATGCACCCAGGACCCAAGGCCACCCCCTCTGCTCCCCCActtctggctccgccccctcctcagaGTCCCACGATTGGAGTCAGCACAGGGGCACCCACGGCTTCCACCCCAACACAAGGGAACTACTCCTGTTTCCACAACAACAGGACAAAGATGGTGGAAgggagggtgaggagggggaggaggttgaggaagaggaggaggaggaaggacagAGGGATCCTGGTGGGTTAGCGGGAGACCTTCCGAGGAGGAGGTCCTGTAGTCCACCCTCctaccagcaggtggcgctgaAGGTCCAGCGTTACAGATCACCATGTTACCGCGTCCGTGATCGTGGCCTGATGGCACGGGAGGGGAGGTCCCCTCACGCCACCCCGCCCTGTGCGGTGTTCTATGGGCAAGCCACCTCCAGCCTGAGCCTGCAGAAGGAGCAGCCACAGCCCCCAGTCccacctgccccgcccactccactTACCGACGGGCCCCGTCGACGCGCTTCCGAACCTTCTGTGCTCCGTTTGGGCAAACCCTCGACAACCCACCTCAATACAAGGAGGGGATCATTAATGGCAACAGCATGTGCTGGGCAGGACCTTCAGAACAGTGGGCTAAAGGTGTCCGATGTGGAGCCACACCGCAACCCCGAGCCGCGGTTCTGCCTGTCTCCCTCCACCACCAGGGCCCTGAGGGACTACTTCTTCACAGCCACAGCAACTGACACTGGGGATACCCTGAAGCGGAGCCAGGAAGTGGCCTCCGCCCTTGTCCAGGGCAAGAGGGAGTGGCAGGCACGCCGTTGCAGTGACCCCAGGTTCGATGATTTTGAACAGATGCTTTTCGGTGAGGAGTCTTATGTGTGA
- the arhgap20 gene encoding rho GTPase-activating protein 20 isoform X2, whose product MKMKTLNQRRQSAPSLVISKAFTKSRNHSREQCLSPVSPEMCPLVQSFLTPARTFLTHGHAQLKTGLQTQERYLFLFSDILLITKAKSSTHFKLKAQVRVCDMWTAGCMEEVCEGSTSPDRSFVMGWPTFNCVATFSSVEQKEKWFSFIKSQIKEEKEKDDPETIPLKIFAKDIGNCAYAKTLTVSHTDCATQVIAMALQQFGISGCVKDYQLWVSSKKDDPPYPLIGHEFPFSIKMSHIRDHGLQNGGGKETVTPPDLQGMLLLERLPLNTQCQFILKPSRVAVEQLVLDGGQKPFRRKRSIMAWAFWRGSSSQLDGLPASPTLPTSPTSPTSKQLFGLPLSAVCKGDALPKSIMDMLALLYQEGPFTRGIFRRSASVKACREVRDRLNSGAEDVALTCESTFVTGAVFKDFLRHIPGSLLSQDLYEQWVEVMEQAGEEEEERVQAVQRLVQLLPPENQLLLGHLLAVLHCIHRHSHHNQMNSFNLSVCIAPSMLWAPNPCSPSMESEGTKKVSEVVRFLIEHCCEVLGEDIASLFGRFPERASSREHGSDVSSFQLNDSSYDSLENELNEDGGSPLQSLRLHKGKQENRSRDSVLTLSDDCDLDSSCLELPPLARPRKFTSATQQPPPRALRDGPAPEPDAPPPRWQRRCSEPALSLPLSSHAPSSASHLPVSRKSSYDAVTNCNVFGEERDLSRGGGAREVSRGVPPPPMCRKPKHPSSALRLDTSLSSLSSPATSPSGSSMSSLDSAFSQGSADYTIHHAPRTQGHPLCSPTSGSAPSSESHDWSQHRGTHGFHPNTRELLLFPQQQDKDGGREGEEGEEVEEEEEEEGQRDPGGLAGDLPRRRSCSPPSYQQVALKVQRYRSPCYRVRDRGLMAREGRSPHATPPCAVFYGQATSSLSLQKEQPQPPVPPAPPTPLTDGPRRRASEPSVLRLGKPSTTHLNTRRGSLMATACAGQDLQNSGLKVSDVEPHRNPEPRFCLSPSTTRALRDYFFTATATDTGDTLKRSQEVASALVQGKREWQARRCSDPRFDDFEQMLFGEESYV is encoded by the exons ATG AAGATGAAGACTCTGAACCAACGAAGACAGTCGGCCCCTTCCCTGGTGATCAGCAAAGCATTTACCAAATCCAGAAACCACTCCAG ggAGCAGTGCCTGTCGCCTGTCAGCCCAGAGATGTGTCCCCTGGTCCAGTCCTTCCTGACTCCGGCACGGACATTCCTCACCCACGGCCACGCCCAGCTGAAGACTGGCCTGCAGACACAGGAGCGGTACCTCTTCCTCTTCAGCGACATTCTCCTCATCACCAAAGCCAA GTCCTCAACACATTTCAAGCTGAAGGctcaggtgcgtgtgtgtgacatgtgGACAGCTGGCTGCATGGAGGAGGTGTGTGAAGGCAGTACCAGCCCTGACAGAAGCTTCGTCATGGGCTGGCCCACCTTCAACTGTGTCGCCACCTTCAG TTCGGtggaacagaaagagaaatggtTCTCCTTCATAAAAAG tcaaataaaagaggagaaagaaaaagatgacCCTGAAACCATTCCTCTTAAAATATTTGCTAAAGACATTGGAAACTGTGCTTAT GCCAAGACTCTGACTGTCAGCCACACAGACTGCGCCACGCAGGTCATTGCCATGGCGCTGCAGCAGTTTGGAATTTCG GGCTGTGTGAAAGATTACCAGCTGTGGGTGAGCTCAAAGAAGGATGACCCTCCCTACCCCCTGATTG GGCATGAGTTTCCCTTCAGCATCAAGATGAGTCACATCCGGGACCATGGATTGCAGAacgggggagggaaagagacagtTACTCCTCCAGACCTGCAGGGGATGCTGCTCCTGGAGCGGTTGCCTTTGAACACGCAGTGCCAGTTCATCCTCAAGCCCAGCCGAGTGGCTGTGGAACAGCTTGTACTTG acGGAGGCCAGAAGCCGTTCAGGAGGAAGCGCTCCATCATGGCCTGGGCTTTCTGGCGCGGCTCCAGCTCTCAGCTGGATGGGCTGCCCGCCTCGCCGACCCTGCCCACCTCGCCCACCTCGCCCACCTCCAAACAGTTGTTTGGCCTACCACTGAGCGCCGTGTGCAAGGGCGACGCCCTGCCGAAATCCATCATG gACATGCTGGCGTTGCTGTACCAGGAGGGCCCGTTCACCAGGGGGATATTCCGTCGCTCGGCGAGCGTCAAGGCGTGCAGGGAGGTGAGAGACCGGCTGAACTCCGGCGCTGAGGATGTCGCACTCACCTGCGAGTCTACCTTCGTCACCGGGGCTGTCTTCAAG GACTTCCTGCGGCACATCCCAGGCAGCCTGCTGTCCCAGGACCTGTATGAGCAGTGGGTGGAGGTGATGGAGCAggcaggggaggaagaggaggagcgcGTGCAGGCTGTCCAGAG GCTGGTGCAGCTGCTGCCACCAGAGAACCAGCTTCTTTTGGGACACTTGCTCGCCGTCCTCCACTGCATCCATCGGCATTCCCACCACAACCAAATGAACAGCTTCAACCTGTCGGTCTGCATcgctcccagcatgctttgggccCCCAACCCCTGCAGCCCTAGCATGGAGAGTGAGGGCACCAAGAAG GTGTCTGAGGTGGTGAGGTTCCTGATCGAACACTGCTGTGAGGTCCTGGGGGAGGACATCGCCTCTCTGTTTGGAAGGTTCCCTGAGAGAGCCAGCAGCAGAGAGCACGGATCCG ACGTGTCCTCCTTCCAGCTGAATGACTCGTCGTATGACAGCCTGGAGAACGAGCTGAACGAGGACGGCGGATCTCCGCTCCAGAGCCTGCGGCTCCACAAGGGCAAGCAGGAGAACCGCAGCCGCGACTCCGTCCTCACGCTGAGCGACGACTGTGACCTGGACTCCTCCTGCCTGGAGCTCCCCCCGCTGGCCAGACCCAGGAAGTTCACCTCCGCCACCCAGCAGCCGCCTCCCCGTGCCCTCCGCGATGGCCCTGCTCCCGAACCGGATGCTCCGCCCCCTCGCTGGCAGCGCCGATGCTCCGAGCCCGCCCTCAGCCTCCCACTTTCTAGCCACGCCCCCAGCAGCGCCTCACACCTACCTGTGAGCCGCAAGTCCAGCTATGACGCCGTGACCAACTGCAATGTTTTTGGGGAAGAGAGGGACCTGAGCAGAGGAGGGGGAGCACGCGAGGTTTCCCGGGGCGTCCCACCCCCGCCGATGTGTCGGAAACCCAAGCATCCCTCCTCAGCTCTGCGCTTGGACACAAGCCTGTccagcctctcctctccagccacCTCCCCCTCTGGCTCCTCCATGAGCTCTTTGGACAGTGCCTTCTCTCAGGGCTCTGCAGACTACACCATCCATCATGCACCCAGGACCCAAGGCCACCCCCTCTGCTCCCCCActtctggctccgccccctcctcagaGTCCCACGATTGGAGTCAGCACAGGGGCACCCACGGCTTCCACCCCAACACAAGGGAACTACTCCTGTTTCCACAACAACAGGACAAAGATGGTGGAAgggagggtgaggagggggaggaggttgaggaagaggaggaggaggaaggacagAGGGATCCTGGTGGGTTAGCGGGAGACCTTCCGAGGAGGAGGTCCTGTAGTCCACCCTCctaccagcaggtggcgctgaAGGTCCAGCGTTACAGATCACCATGTTACCGCGTCCGTGATCGTGGCCTGATGGCACGGGAGGGGAGGTCCCCTCACGCCACCCCGCCCTGTGCGGTGTTCTATGGGCAAGCCACCTCCAGCCTGAGCCTGCAGAAGGAGCAGCCACAGCCCCCAGTCccacctgccccgcccactccactTACCGACGGGCCCCGTCGACGCGCTTCCGAACCTTCTGTGCTCCGTTTGGGCAAACCCTCGACAACCCACCTCAATACAAGGAGGGGATCATTAATGGCAACAGCATGTGCTGGGCAGGACCTTCAGAACAGTGGGCTAAAGGTGTCCGATGTGGAGCCACACCGCAACCCCGAGCCGCGGTTCTGCCTGTCTCCCTCCACCACCAGGGCCCTGAGGGACTACTTCTTCACAGCCACAGCAACTGACACTGGGGATACCCTGAAGCGGAGCCAGGAAGTGGCCTCCGCCCTTGTCCAGGGCAAGAGGGAGTGGCAGGCACGCCGTTGCAGTGACCCCAGGTTCGATGATTTTGAACAGATGCTTTTCGGTGAGGAGTCTTATGTGTGA
- the arhgap20 gene encoding rho GTPase-activating protein 20 isoform X3: MKTLNQRRQSAPSLVISKAFTKSRNHSREQCLSPVSPEMCPLVQSFLTPARTFLTHGHAQLKTGLQTQERYLFLFSDILLITKAKSSTHFKLKAQVRVCDMWTAGCMEEVCEGSTSPDRSFVMGWPTFNCVATFSSVEQKEKWFSFIKSQIKEEKEKDDPETIPLKIFAKDIGNCAYAKTLTVSHTDCATQVIAMALQQFGISGCVKDYQLWVSSKKDDPPYPLIGHEFPFSIKMSHIRDHGLQNGGGKETVTPPDLQGMLLLERLPLNTQCQFILKPSRVAVEQLVLDGGQKPFRRKRSIMAWAFWRGSSSQLDGLPASPTLPTSPTSPTSKQLFGLPLSAVCKGDALPKSIMDMLALLYQEGPFTRGIFRRSASVKACREVRDRLNSGAEDVALTCESTFVTGAVFKDFLRHIPGSLLSQDLYEQWVEVMEQAGEEEEERVQAVQRLVQLLPPENQLLLGHLLAVLHCIHRHSHHNQMNSFNLSVCIAPSMLWAPNPCSPSMESEGTKKVSEVVRFLIEHCCEVLGEDIASLFGRFPERASSREHGSDVSSFQLNDSSYDSLENELNEDGGSPLQSLRLHKGKQENRSRDSVLTLSDDCDLDSSCLELPPLARPRKFTSATQQPPPRALRDGPAPEPDAPPPRWQRRCSEPALSLPLSSHAPSSASHLPVSRKSSYDAVTNCNVFGEERDLSRGGGAREVSRGVPPPPMCRKPKHPSSALRLDTSLSSLSSPATSPSGSSMSSLDSAFSQGSADYTIHHAPRTQGHPLCSPTSGSAPSSESHDWSQHRGTHGFHPNTRELLLFPQQQDKDGGREGEEGEEVEEEEEEEGQRDPGGLAGDLPRRRSCSPPSYQQVALKVQRYRSPCYRVRDRGLMAREGRSPHATPPCAVFYGQATSSLSLQKEQPQPPVPPAPPTPLTDGPRRRASEPSVLRLGKPSTTHLNTRRGSLMATACAGQDLQNSGLKVSDVEPHRNPEPRFCLSPSTTRALRDYFFTATATDTGDTLKRSQEVASALVQGKREWQARRCSDPRFDDFEQMLFGEESYV, translated from the exons ATGAAGACTCTGAACCAACGAAGACAGTCGGCCCCTTCCCTGGTGATCAGCAAAGCATTTACCAAATCCAGAAACCACTCCAG ggAGCAGTGCCTGTCGCCTGTCAGCCCAGAGATGTGTCCCCTGGTCCAGTCCTTCCTGACTCCGGCACGGACATTCCTCACCCACGGCCACGCCCAGCTGAAGACTGGCCTGCAGACACAGGAGCGGTACCTCTTCCTCTTCAGCGACATTCTCCTCATCACCAAAGCCAA GTCCTCAACACATTTCAAGCTGAAGGctcaggtgcgtgtgtgtgacatgtgGACAGCTGGCTGCATGGAGGAGGTGTGTGAAGGCAGTACCAGCCCTGACAGAAGCTTCGTCATGGGCTGGCCCACCTTCAACTGTGTCGCCACCTTCAG TTCGGtggaacagaaagagaaatggtTCTCCTTCATAAAAAG tcaaataaaagaggagaaagaaaaagatgacCCTGAAACCATTCCTCTTAAAATATTTGCTAAAGACATTGGAAACTGTGCTTAT GCCAAGACTCTGACTGTCAGCCACACAGACTGCGCCACGCAGGTCATTGCCATGGCGCTGCAGCAGTTTGGAATTTCG GGCTGTGTGAAAGATTACCAGCTGTGGGTGAGCTCAAAGAAGGATGACCCTCCCTACCCCCTGATTG GGCATGAGTTTCCCTTCAGCATCAAGATGAGTCACATCCGGGACCATGGATTGCAGAacgggggagggaaagagacagtTACTCCTCCAGACCTGCAGGGGATGCTGCTCCTGGAGCGGTTGCCTTTGAACACGCAGTGCCAGTTCATCCTCAAGCCCAGCCGAGTGGCTGTGGAACAGCTTGTACTTG acGGAGGCCAGAAGCCGTTCAGGAGGAAGCGCTCCATCATGGCCTGGGCTTTCTGGCGCGGCTCCAGCTCTCAGCTGGATGGGCTGCCCGCCTCGCCGACCCTGCCCACCTCGCCCACCTCGCCCACCTCCAAACAGTTGTTTGGCCTACCACTGAGCGCCGTGTGCAAGGGCGACGCCCTGCCGAAATCCATCATG gACATGCTGGCGTTGCTGTACCAGGAGGGCCCGTTCACCAGGGGGATATTCCGTCGCTCGGCGAGCGTCAAGGCGTGCAGGGAGGTGAGAGACCGGCTGAACTCCGGCGCTGAGGATGTCGCACTCACCTGCGAGTCTACCTTCGTCACCGGGGCTGTCTTCAAG GACTTCCTGCGGCACATCCCAGGCAGCCTGCTGTCCCAGGACCTGTATGAGCAGTGGGTGGAGGTGATGGAGCAggcaggggaggaagaggaggagcgcGTGCAGGCTGTCCAGAG GCTGGTGCAGCTGCTGCCACCAGAGAACCAGCTTCTTTTGGGACACTTGCTCGCCGTCCTCCACTGCATCCATCGGCATTCCCACCACAACCAAATGAACAGCTTCAACCTGTCGGTCTGCATcgctcccagcatgctttgggccCCCAACCCCTGCAGCCCTAGCATGGAGAGTGAGGGCACCAAGAAG GTGTCTGAGGTGGTGAGGTTCCTGATCGAACACTGCTGTGAGGTCCTGGGGGAGGACATCGCCTCTCTGTTTGGAAGGTTCCCTGAGAGAGCCAGCAGCAGAGAGCACGGATCCG ACGTGTCCTCCTTCCAGCTGAATGACTCGTCGTATGACAGCCTGGAGAACGAGCTGAACGAGGACGGCGGATCTCCGCTCCAGAGCCTGCGGCTCCACAAGGGCAAGCAGGAGAACCGCAGCCGCGACTCCGTCCTCACGCTGAGCGACGACTGTGACCTGGACTCCTCCTGCCTGGAGCTCCCCCCGCTGGCCAGACCCAGGAAGTTCACCTCCGCCACCCAGCAGCCGCCTCCCCGTGCCCTCCGCGATGGCCCTGCTCCCGAACCGGATGCTCCGCCCCCTCGCTGGCAGCGCCGATGCTCCGAGCCCGCCCTCAGCCTCCCACTTTCTAGCCACGCCCCCAGCAGCGCCTCACACCTACCTGTGAGCCGCAAGTCCAGCTATGACGCCGTGACCAACTGCAATGTTTTTGGGGAAGAGAGGGACCTGAGCAGAGGAGGGGGAGCACGCGAGGTTTCCCGGGGCGTCCCACCCCCGCCGATGTGTCGGAAACCCAAGCATCCCTCCTCAGCTCTGCGCTTGGACACAAGCCTGTccagcctctcctctccagccacCTCCCCCTCTGGCTCCTCCATGAGCTCTTTGGACAGTGCCTTCTCTCAGGGCTCTGCAGACTACACCATCCATCATGCACCCAGGACCCAAGGCCACCCCCTCTGCTCCCCCActtctggctccgccccctcctcagaGTCCCACGATTGGAGTCAGCACAGGGGCACCCACGGCTTCCACCCCAACACAAGGGAACTACTCCTGTTTCCACAACAACAGGACAAAGATGGTGGAAgggagggtgaggagggggaggaggttgaggaagaggaggaggaggaaggacagAGGGATCCTGGTGGGTTAGCGGGAGACCTTCCGAGGAGGAGGTCCTGTAGTCCACCCTCctaccagcaggtggcgctgaAGGTCCAGCGTTACAGATCACCATGTTACCGCGTCCGTGATCGTGGCCTGATGGCACGGGAGGGGAGGTCCCCTCACGCCACCCCGCCCTGTGCGGTGTTCTATGGGCAAGCCACCTCCAGCCTGAGCCTGCAGAAGGAGCAGCCACAGCCCCCAGTCccacctgccccgcccactccactTACCGACGGGCCCCGTCGACGCGCTTCCGAACCTTCTGTGCTCCGTTTGGGCAAACCCTCGACAACCCACCTCAATACAAGGAGGGGATCATTAATGGCAACAGCATGTGCTGGGCAGGACCTTCAGAACAGTGGGCTAAAGGTGTCCGATGTGGAGCCACACCGCAACCCCGAGCCGCGGTTCTGCCTGTCTCCCTCCACCACCAGGGCCCTGAGGGACTACTTCTTCACAGCCACAGCAACTGACACTGGGGATACCCTGAAGCGGAGCCAGGAAGTGGCCTCCGCCCTTGTCCAGGGCAAGAGGGAGTGGCAGGCACGCCGTTGCAGTGACCCCAGGTTCGATGATTTTGAACAGATGCTTTTCGGTGAGGAGTCTTATGTGTGA
- the fdx1 gene encoding adrenodoxin isoform X2, with translation MSLVYQVKLKHSDDISSENKVTVSFINRDGEKVTVKGSPGDSLLDVVIDQNLDIDGFGACEGTLACSTCHLIFEEDVYKQLGPITDEEMDMLDLAYGLSDTSRLGCQVCLTKSLEGMTVRVPESVSDMRQSDFGTTSSSS, from the exons ATGTCTCTAGTCTACCAGGTGAAGCTGAAGCATAGTGATGACATAAG ctCTGAAAACAAGGTTACCGTCAGTTTCATCAATCGCGATGGAGAAAAGGTGACAGTGAAAGGTTCCCCCGGTGACAGTCTCCTCGATGTCGTCATCGACCAGAACCTGGACATCGACGGGTTCG GTGCCTGCGAGGGGACTCTGGCCTGCTCTACCTGCCACCTGATCTTTGAGGAGGATGTCTACAAGCAGCTAGGACCAATCACAGATGAGGAGATGGACATGCTGGACCTGGCCTACGGGCTGAGCGACAC GTCCCGCCTGGGTTGCCAGGTCTGCCTGACCAAATCCCTGGAGGGCATGACCGTGCGCGTCCCAGAAAGCGTGTCGGACATGAGGCAGTCCGATTTTGGCACCACTAGTTCCTCCTCCTAG
- the fdx1 gene encoding adrenodoxin isoform X1, producing MSVVSATYRLHSISKRFIRSLSAVSAHNSLKTPSTRHRVEACIRNRQFSCYPRALSSENKVTVSFINRDGEKVTVKGSPGDSLLDVVIDQNLDIDGFGACEGTLACSTCHLIFEEDVYKQLGPITDEEMDMLDLAYGLSDTSRLGCQVCLTKSLEGMTVRVPESVSDMRQSDFGTTSSSS from the exons ATGTCTGTTGTATCGGCAACGTACAGACTTCATTCAATTTCGAAGAGATTTATACGATCCCTGTCTGCAGTTTCGGCGCATAATTCATTGAAGACTCCTTCAACAAGGCATAGGGTCGAGGCCTGCATTCGTAACCGACAGTTCAGCTGCTATCCCCGGGCACTCAG ctCTGAAAACAAGGTTACCGTCAGTTTCATCAATCGCGATGGAGAAAAGGTGACAGTGAAAGGTTCCCCCGGTGACAGTCTCCTCGATGTCGTCATCGACCAGAACCTGGACATCGACGGGTTCG GTGCCTGCGAGGGGACTCTGGCCTGCTCTACCTGCCACCTGATCTTTGAGGAGGATGTCTACAAGCAGCTAGGACCAATCACAGATGAGGAGATGGACATGCTGGACCTGGCCTACGGGCTGAGCGACAC GTCCCGCCTGGGTTGCCAGGTCTGCCTGACCAAATCCCTGGAGGGCATGACCGTGCGCGTCCCAGAAAGCGTGTCGGACATGAGGCAGTCCGATTTTGGCACCACTAGTTCCTCCTCCTAG
- the fdx1 gene encoding adrenodoxin isoform X3, with amino-acid sequence MIQFETISENKVTVSFINRDGEKVTVKGSPGDSLLDVVIDQNLDIDGFGACEGTLACSTCHLIFEEDVYKQLGPITDEEMDMLDLAYGLSDTSRLGCQVCLTKSLEGMTVRVPESVSDMRQSDFGTTSSSS; translated from the exons atgatCCAGTTTGAGACGAT ctCTGAAAACAAGGTTACCGTCAGTTTCATCAATCGCGATGGAGAAAAGGTGACAGTGAAAGGTTCCCCCGGTGACAGTCTCCTCGATGTCGTCATCGACCAGAACCTGGACATCGACGGGTTCG GTGCCTGCGAGGGGACTCTGGCCTGCTCTACCTGCCACCTGATCTTTGAGGAGGATGTCTACAAGCAGCTAGGACCAATCACAGATGAGGAGATGGACATGCTGGACCTGGCCTACGGGCTGAGCGACAC GTCCCGCCTGGGTTGCCAGGTCTGCCTGACCAAATCCCTGGAGGGCATGACCGTGCGCGTCCCAGAAAGCGTGTCGGACATGAGGCAGTCCGATTTTGGCACCACTAGTTCCTCCTCCTAG